The proteins below come from a single Cryptococcus neoformans var. neoformans JEC21 chromosome 14 sequence genomic window:
- a CDS encoding expressed protein — protein MPATNGLAPPLTAAEYQIVKSYGDWTCFMQAYGLKPWDEDDIQEAHAIVQTMAREDERQQEGR, from the exons ATGCCTGCTACCAATGGTCTTG CCCCCCCGCTCACGGCCGCCGAATATCAAATCGTCAAGTCTTATGGCGACTGGACCTGCTTTATGCAGGCTTATGGTCTGAAGCCCTGggacgaggatgatatCCAGGAAGCACATGCGATCGTTCAGACGATGGCTagggaggatgagaggCAGCAGGAGGGGCGTTAA